In the Gossypium arboreum isolate Shixiya-1 chromosome 10, ASM2569848v2, whole genome shotgun sequence genome, one interval contains:
- the LOC108487613 gene encoding uncharacterized protein LOC108487613 codes for MRRSTRRSSIGIGLGAEERHNSKPTGSFSTRFSLSSFVKRVEKLTDDQRTAIKKVGFGNLLLIPNQMLSKSLLVELMDRWNSEECGFMLLPGIVKITLMDVALILGIHVIGDPILLREDEAFSELETDYGAALWKRKITVASLESRLDSLGQVVNEDFVRTFMLFTFGTILFPNANGKVDSRYLSFLKNLDDISCFAWGAAVLEDIFMWLNKRKESNVQYVGGCLILLQVWCYEHIDLARPELMECQSMFPRACRWESSKSHQRQWFAAKFREMQDCQITWHLQPTSEELQFDVINELLEVESSSIDNSSDASSTIGVTGLEVESLEHNSCKVQGGKVINLKRSTVPQSLPEVQAMRFPSTSDASVADEDCMEIPSECQNLQQLTSSQVVGLLQLESDVINTSKVQVQKEQEQPTASQHVREVETETMDFQSTTRASELSDEFVELSSRYQNSEKLTNSNVVGLHIESGESSTSKVEVLNGQEVNLNQSTTWQHLTEVQREATAFPSMPCVSKSHMECGELSSQSHKADKFMSGKEDELMKRNQILEVENKELRKEVEALKLEIKQLKMDICCTNDLVTRLEGLVMDEIY; via the exons ATGAGGAGATCCACGAGGAGATCTTCAATCGGGATTGGATTAGGAGCTGAAGAACGCCATAATTCAAAGCCG ACCGGAAGTTTTAGTACAAGATTTTCCTTGTCGTCATTTGTTAAACGAGTGGAGAAACTCACTGATGATCAACGAACTGCGATAAAGAAAGTTGGTTTCGGTAATTTGCTTTTGATACCTAACCAGATGCTGAGCAAGAGTCTGCTAGTAGAGTTGATGGACAGATGGAATTCTGAGGAATGTGGTTTTATGCTGCTTCCTGGTATTGTCAAAATTACACTGATGGATGTAGCTTTAATTTTGGGGATTCACGTGATTGGTGACCCTATACTGCTTAGGGAGGATGAAGCCTTTTCTGAGCTGGAAACTGATTATGGAGCTGCTTTATGGAAGAGAAAGATCACAGTTGCGTCACTTGAAAGTAGACTTGATTCGCTTGGACAAGTAGTTAATGAAGACTTTGTTAGGACATTCATGCTCTTTACATTTGGCACTATTCTTTTTCCCAATGCAAATGGAAAAGTGGATTCCCGTTATCTTTCCTTCCTTAAAAATTTGGATGATATCAGTTGCTTTGCGTGGGGTGCAGCTGTTCTAGAGGACATATTTATgtggttgaacaaaagaaaagagtCAAATGTGCAGTATGTTGGAGGTTGTCTTATACTTCTTCAA GTATGGTGTTATGAGCACATTGACTTGGCCCGACCAGAGTTGATGGAATGCCAGTCAATGTTTCCTCGTGCATGCCGATGGGAAAGTAGTAAGTCCCATCAGAGACAATGGTTTGCTGCAAAATTCCGGGAAATGCAGGATTGTCAG ATAACGTGGCATCTTCAACCAACTTCTGAGGAGTTACAATTTGATGTTATCAACGAGTTATTGGAGGTTGAGAGTTCCAGTATAGACAACTCCTCAGATGCCAGTTCAACTATTGGT GTTACTGGACTTGAAGTAGAATCACTCGAGCATAATTCCTGTAAAGTCCAAGGGGGAAAAGTGATCAATTTGAAGCGGTCAACAGTGCCACAAAGTTTACCAGAAGTGCAAGCAATGAGGTTTCCTTCAACTTCAGATGCTTCGGTAGCAGACGAGGACTGCATGGAGATACCATCAGAGTGCCAGAACTTGCAGCAATTGACTTCTAGCCAG GTTGTTGGTCTTCTTCAACTGGAATCCGATGTGATTAATACCAGTAAAGTACAAGTACAAAAGGAACAAGAGCAGCCGACAGCATCTCAACATGTACGGGAAGTGGAAACAGAGACCATGGACTTCCAATCAACAACACGTGCTTCCGAGTTAAGTGATGAGTTTGTGGAACTATCATCTAGGTACCAGAACTCAGAGAAACTGACTAATTCCAAT GTTGTTGGACTTCATATAGAATCAGGGGAGAGTAGTACCAGTAAAGTAGAAGTACTAAATGGACAAGAGGTTAATTTGAATCAGTCAACAACATGGCAACATTTAACAGAAGTGCAAAGAGAGGCCACGGCTTTTCCATCGATGCCATGTGTTTCCAAATCACACATGGAGTGTGGAGAGCTATCATCACAGTCCCATAAGGCAGATAAATTTATGAGTGGCAAA GAAGATgaattgatgaagagaaaccagataCTGGAAGTTGAAAATAAAGAACTGAGGAAAGAGGTAGAGGCTTTAAAATTGGAAATCAAACAATTGAAAATGGATATCTGTTGCACAAATGATCTGGTGACCCGTTTAGAGGGACTTGTAATGGATGAAATATACTAA